A stretch of DNA from Candidatus Bathyarchaeia archaeon:
ATGCGCGTTTTAGTAAAGACTATGAGATTTTGGTGGTTATGGACGGGTGTACTGATCGTACTCCAAGCATTGTTTCGAATTTTGCTAAAAAAGCTGATTCGGTAGTTCCCCTTATTTATTTTAAGAGGTTAGGCAAAGGTGGAGCGCTGCGTAGGGCTTTTGAGAAAGCTAGAGGCGATTTCATTTTCTTTACAGACGCGGATGCTTCGTTGCCTGTCAGCGAATTTTTAAAGTTTGTTGAAGCCCTTGAAGTGGGAGATTTGGTAATTGGTTGTAGGTATTGGGAGGGGTCGACTTTTGAGGTTAGTTTACCATTTTATAGATTAGTGTTGAGCAGAGTTTTTAATGTGGTGCTTCGGATTGTTTTTAATGAGTTAAGGGGTATTCATGATACTCAATGTGGGGCTAAGGCTGTTCGTAGAAGCGTTTTTCTCGCTATTAAGGATGATTTGTTTGTTTCTGATTTTGCTTTTGATGTGAATTTGATTTACTCAGCTTTGCGTAAAGGTTTTACTGTTGTGAATATTTATGTTAATTGGAATCATTCTGATGATGGTAGCAAGATTTCGGGTAATTGTTGGAAAATTGGCTTTGCAAT
This window harbors:
- a CDS encoding glycosyltransferase, coding for MFHQADIEENKLIPETTFNAIAESKPTFSIIIPAFNEEHRILKTLLEWTKFLDARFSKDYEILVVMDGCTDRTPSIVSNFAKKADSVVPLIYFKRLGKGGALRRAFEKARGDFIFFTDADASLPVSEFLKFVEALEVGDLVIGCRYWEGSTFEVSLPFYRLVLSRVFNVVLRIVFNELRGIHDTQCGAKAVRRSVFLAIKDDLFVSDFAFDVNLIYSALRKGFTVVNIYVNWNHSDDGSKISGNCWKIGFAMFLSVLRLKVYYSRFRKLLYSRLLKGLFKRLFKVFS